A window of the Brassica oleracea var. oleracea cultivar TO1000 chromosome C1, BOL, whole genome shotgun sequence genome harbors these coding sequences:
- the LOC106334389 gene encoding uncharacterized protein LOC106334389 yields the protein MRGSWMWPKLLKLRPLVYEFMRFEVNDGRTAFFWFDDWLRMGRLIDITGNVGTCYLGIARNARVSDAARQSEWRVRGQRSRHYHELHACILAEPVPDEERGRDVVLWKHSDDNYKTCFSSAKTWDQIRDRRPVVFWSKSIWFTQGVPRFSFIVWLAVKNRLSTGDRIRAWGIQQGCVLCGERDETRDHIFFACPYSFTVWDTLTNRLTGSRTDPDWMHTLQFVSKNNLQLLDKILVKMVFQTCIYHVWKERNERRHQTGYRTVQQVVRIVDKAVRNRITSLRSLSISWLD from the coding sequence ATGAGAGGATCTTGGATGTGGCCAAAACTCTTGAAGCTGAGGCCCCTGGTGTATGAGTTTATGAGGTTTGAGGTAAATGATGGAAGAACTGCTTTTTTCTGGTTTGATGATTGGCTGCGTATGGGAAGACTTATAGACATCACGGGTAACGTCGGAACTTGTTATCTGGGTATAGCTCGCAATGCTCGGGTCAGTGATGCAGCTAGACAATCAGAATGGAGGGTTAGGGGACAGAGAAGCCGACATTATCATGAGCTTCATGCCTGTATACTGGCTGAGCCGGTACCAGATGAAGAACGAGGGCGAGATGTAGTGCTATGGAAGCATTCAGATGACAACTATAAGACATGTTTTTCATCAGCTAAAACATGGGATCAAATTAGAGACCGAAGGCCTGTAGTATTCTGGAGTAAGAGTATTTGGTTCACACAAGGAGTACCAAGGTTCTCCTTCATTGTTTGGTTGGCTGTGAAAAACAGATTATCTACTGGTGACAGGATTAGAGCTTGGGGGATTCAGCAGGGATGTGTTCTTTGTGGTGAGAGGGATGAGACTAGAGACCATATCTTCTTCGCATGTCCCTACTCATTTACGGTATGGGATACTCTTACGAACAGACTTACAGGTAGCAGAACTGATCCAGATTGGATGCATACTTTGCAGTTTGTGAGCAAGAACAACCTTCAGCTGCTAGACAAGATCCTCGTAAAAATGGTCTTTCAAACCTGCATCTATCATGTGTGGAAGGAGAGAAATGAGAGGAGACATCAGACTGGATATCGTACAGTGCAGCAAGTGGTTCGAATCGTCGACAAGGCAGTGAGGAATAGAATCACATCCCTTCGGAGTCTGAGCATAAGTTGGCTGGACTGA
- the LOC106299955 gene encoding zinc finger protein ZAT8-like: MVARSENRSVKDTPAENENFDRTVEDTATSCLMLLPRVGKCIRGESRIYRCKTCMKEFSSFQALGGHRASHKKPINNSSDDCSSSGSVTKNTKKQSSHTCPICGLEFPMGQALGGHMRKHRNDKESLALVTRSFLPEVLTTTLKKSSSGKRVACFDSELDSMEGIINLNLELGISIY, translated from the coding sequence ATGGTTGCGAGAAGTGAGAATCGGAGTGTGAAAGATACGCCAGCGGAAAATGAGAATTTTGATCGGACCGTGGAAGATACGGCGACGAGTTGTCTGATGCTGTTACCTAGGGTAGGGAAATGCATCCGAGGAGAGAGTCGCATTTACCGATGCAAGACATGTATGAAAGAGTTCTCATCGTTCCAAGCGTTGGGAGGCCATCGCGCAAGCCACAAGAAGCCAATTAACAACTCCAGCGACGACTGTTCGTCATCAGGATCCGTTACAAAAAATACCAAAAAGCAGTCGTCACATACTTGTCCTATATGTGGCTTGGAATTTCCGATGGGACAAGCTCTCGGTGGTCACATGAGGAAGCATAGGAACGATAAAGAAAGCCTCGCGTTGGTTACACGCTCTTTTTTGCCCGAAGTGTTGACTACAACTTTGAAGAAATCGAGTAGTGGGAAGAGAGTGGCGTGTTTTGACTCGGAATTGGATTCGATGGAGGGTATAATCAATTTGAATTTGGAGTTGGGAATATCAATTTATTGA